A stretch of DNA from Desulfurobacteriaceae bacterium:
GTTTGTTGAGGACGACTGGGAATCTCCGACTTTAGGTGCTTGGGGACTTGGTTGGGAAGTTTGGCTTGATGGAATGGAAATTACTCAGTTTACTTACTTCCAACAAGCAGGGGGAATTACTTTAGACCCTGTTTCTGTAGAAATTACTTACGGTTTAGAAAGAATTGCAATGTACATTCAAGGTGTTGATAACGTTTACGATATTGTATGGACAGAAAACGTTAAGTATGGAGACCTTTACAAAGAAAATGAGTACCAGTGGTCTTGCTATAACTTCGAAAAAGCGGATACAAAAATGCTATTTAAGCTTTTTGATATGTTTGAAGCAGAGTCCTTAAGGCTTGTGGAGGAAAATCTTGTCCTTCCAGCTTACGACTACTGCCTGAAGTGTTCTCATATTTTTAACCTTCTTGATGCGAGGGGAGCAATTTCTGCTCTTGAAAGGGCAAGTTTTATCGGAAGAGTTAGGAAACTTGCTGCAAAGTGCGCCAAAAAGTATTTAGAACTTGAAGAGGCCGAAAATGAAAACTAAGAACCTGTTAATTGAAATAGGTTGCGAAGAGCTTCCTGCTTCATTTATAAGACCTGCACTTGAATTTTTCAAAAATGAACTTTCAAAAGAACTTAAAAATAACGAACTTGTTCCGAGTGGAATAGAAACGTTCGGAACTCCAAGAAGGCTTATTTGGATAGTTTATGACATTCCAACTACTCAAAATGATAAAGAAGTTCTGATAGTTGGTCCATCGGTAAAAGCAGCGTTTGATGAAGATGGTAATCCAACAAAAGCTGCAATCGGCTTTGCAAAATCAAAAGGTGTTTCCGTTGAAGATTTGATAAAAGTTGAAAATCCACAAGGAAGAAAAGGTATATATGTTGCTGTCAAGAAGCTTATTAAGGGAAGAAATACAGTTGAAATTCTTTCTGAAATTGTTCCAAAGCTTATCACTTCCATTCCATTTAAAAAGAGTATGAGATGGGGAACGAAAAAAGTAAGATTTGGAAGACCTATTAGATGGATTACCTGTGTTTATGGTGAAGATGTTGTTCCTTTTGAAGTTGATGGTATAAAAAGTGGCAATGTTTCATATGGACATAGATTTTTATCTCCTGAGGCGTTTAAAGTTAAAAGTGTAAATGAATTTATCACTCAACTTGAAGAGCATTTTGTGATTGCCGATATAGAAAAAAGAAAATCAATAATTCTTGATGTTAGTGAAACTTTAGCAAAAAGCGTAGATGGAGAACTGTTAAGGGATGATGATCTTTTAGAGGAAGTTGTTAACCTTGTTGAGTATCCCCATCCAATCTTAGGAAGTTTTGACAAAGAGTTCTTAGATCTTCCAAAAGAGGTTCCTATTGTTGTAATGAAAGACCACCAAAAGTATTTCTCCGTTGTGGAAAAAGATGGAAAACTTAAAAATCATTTTATAGGCGTATCAAATATAAAACCTGTAGATGAGAATGTTGTAAGACAAGGTTATGAAAAGGTTTTAAGAGCAAGATTAAAAGATGCTCTCTTTTTCTTTAATGAAGACAGAAAAGTAAGACTTGAAGATAGAGTACCTAGTCTTTCTGGTGTGGTCTTTCATGAAAAGCTTGGAACTATGCTTGATAAAACAAAAAGACTTGAAAAACTTACTCCTTTCATTTCAGAAACCCTAGGATTTGATTGTCAAGATAAGTCCAGAAGATCTTCTTTTCTTTCAAAAGCAGATCTTTTAACCGAAATGGTGAATGAATTCCCTGAGCTTCAGGGAACAATGGGTAAATACTATGCCCTTTTAGAAGGTGAAGAAGAGGAAGTAGCAATAGCTTTAGAAGAACAATATTTTCCAAGGTTTTCAAAAGACAAGCTACCAGAAACAAAAGTTGGAATTTCTCTATCCTTAGCTGAAAAGATTGATAACTTAATAGGATTCTTTGGAGTAGGATTAAAGCCAACAGGTTCTCAAGACCCGTTTGCTCTAAGGAGAAACGCCATCGGACTTATTCAGATAATTTTGGAAAGGAAACTTCACTTGAACTTAAAACCTATCCTTGAAAAGGCGAAGGAAACTTATGAAAATCAAGGAGTAACCTTAGAAGAGGATGTGGTCTTAGATGTTCTCAGCTTTATCAAGGAAAGATTTAGAGTAATACTGCGTGAGAAAGGTTATAAAGTTGACACTATCGATGCTGTAATAGATACTTCAGATGACCTTTTAGATGTCTTGAATAGGGCTCGTGCTGTAGATAATCTAAGAGAGAAAGAAGAATTCGAAGAAGTTTTAATTACAATGAGAAGAGTTGTGAACATTATTCCAAAGGGATTTGAAGCTAAACCGTTTAGCCCTTCTGGAAAGTATGAAGTTGAACTTTTTGAAAAATTTATTTCAATCAAAGAAAGACTTAAATCTTTTGTATCTTCAGGTAGCTACAAAGAAGCACTTCTTCTTGTTAAGGAACTAAAGCCTTATGTTGACGCTTTCTTTGATAACGTTATGGTAATGGACAAAGATGAAGAGGTAAGAAATAGAAGGTTAAGTCTTTTAAAAGCTATTGGAGATGAACTAAAGAAACTTTTAGACTTTTCAAAAATAGCTTCTTAAGGGGGCAGGAACAATGTCCAAGAAGATGGTTTATTACTTTGGTGGTGGTAAAGCTGAAGGTAGAGCTGATATGAAGCTCTTACTTGGTGGTAAGGGTGCTAACCTTGCCGAGATGACAAACTTAGGTCTTCCAGTTCCTCCTGGAATAACAATCACAACAGAAGTTTGTAGAGAGTATTACGCATTAGGTAAGCAGTTTCCAGAAGGGATGTGGGAACAAGTTTTAGAAGGTCTTAAAAAGATAGAAAATGAAATGGGTAAAAAGTTTGGAGACAAAGAAAATCCTCTCCTTGTTTCCGTT
This window harbors:
- a CDS encoding glycine--tRNA ligase subunit alpha, with amino-acid sequence PQHYFQFQVILKPSPENSQELYLGSLEALGIKLSEHDIRFVEDDWESPTLGAWGLGWEVWLDGMEITQFTYFQQAGGITLDPVSVEITYGLERIAMYIQGVDNVYDIVWTENVKYGDLYKENEYQWSCYNFEKADTKMLFKLFDMFEAESLRLVEENLVLPAYDYCLKCSHIFNLLDARGAISALERASFIGRVRKLAAKCAKKYLELEEAENEN
- the glyS gene encoding glycine--tRNA ligase subunit beta; the protein is MKTKNLLIEIGCEELPASFIRPALEFFKNELSKELKNNELVPSGIETFGTPRRLIWIVYDIPTTQNDKEVLIVGPSVKAAFDEDGNPTKAAIGFAKSKGVSVEDLIKVENPQGRKGIYVAVKKLIKGRNTVEILSEIVPKLITSIPFKKSMRWGTKKVRFGRPIRWITCVYGEDVVPFEVDGIKSGNVSYGHRFLSPEAFKVKSVNEFITQLEEHFVIADIEKRKSIILDVSETLAKSVDGELLRDDDLLEEVVNLVEYPHPILGSFDKEFLDLPKEVPIVVMKDHQKYFSVVEKDGKLKNHFIGVSNIKPVDENVVRQGYEKVLRARLKDALFFFNEDRKVRLEDRVPSLSGVVFHEKLGTMLDKTKRLEKLTPFISETLGFDCQDKSRRSSFLSKADLLTEMVNEFPELQGTMGKYYALLEGEEEEVAIALEEQYFPRFSKDKLPETKVGISLSLAEKIDNLIGFFGVGLKPTGSQDPFALRRNAIGLIQIILERKLHLNLKPILEKAKETYENQGVTLEEDVVLDVLSFIKERFRVILREKGYKVDTIDAVIDTSDDLLDVLNRARAVDNLREKEEFEEVLITMRRVVNIIPKGFEAKPFSPSGKYEVELFEKFISIKERLKSFVSSGSYKEALLLVKELKPYVDAFFDNVMVMDKDEEVRNRRLSLLKAIGDELKKLLDFSKIAS